Proteins co-encoded in one Heptranchias perlo isolate sHepPer1 chromosome 9, sHepPer1.hap1, whole genome shotgun sequence genomic window:
- the fubp1 gene encoding far upstream element-binding protein 1 isoform X1, with translation MAEYSAVAPPNALAGGGGSFKNDAFADALQRARQIAAKIGGDTGTAINTSDYGYGGQKRPLEDGDQPDTKKVAQNDPFGAQLAAMHQQRSIATEEYKVPDGMVGFIIGRGGEQISRIQQESGCKVQIAPDSGGLPERSCMLTGSPDSILAAKRLLDQIVERGRIGPGTHHGDGPGTAVQEIMIPASKAGLVIGKGGETIKQLQERAGVKMVMIQDGPQPTGTDKPLRITGDPYKVQQAKDMVMDLIRDRDQGGFREQRNEYGSRLGGSNEALDVPVPRFAVGIVIGRSGEMIKKIQNDAGVRIQFKPDDGTSPERIAQILGPPDRCQHAAEILTDLLRSVEAGMPPGPGGPGPGRGRGRGQGNWNMGPPGGLQEFTFTVPSSKTGIIIGKGGETVKAISQQSGARIELQRNPPPNADPNFKMFIIRGSAQQIDYARQLIEEKIGAPTGPPGPPGPHGPHGPHGPPGPHGPPGPPGPGTPMGPYNPGPYNPGPPGPPQHGPPAQYAPQGWGNAYQPWQQQGQPDTNKAGDANTAAWAAYYAQYYQQQAQQPPAASSTGQGNTQNSGQGDPNQPSAAQNPQTDYTKAWEEYYKKLGQQGQPQGAQQDYTKAWEEYYKKQSQAAQASGTAAQPGGQPDYSAAWAEYYRQQAAYYSQTNSQGIPQHLPAQQPPQGQ, from the exons ATCAACCAGACACCAAGAAAGTTGCCCAGAATGACC catTTGGAGCACAATTAGCTGCAATGCATCAACAGAG gtCAATTGCAACAGAGGAGTACAAAGTGCCTGATGGTATGGTTGGATTTA TAATTGGTAGAGGTGGGGAGCAGATCTCACGTATACAGCAAGAGTCTGGGTGCAAAGTACAGATAGCGCCTG ACAGTGGTGGTTTACCAGAAAGATCCTGCATGTTGACAGGAAGTCCTGATTCCATTCT GGCTGCCAAGAGGCTACTTGATCAAATAGTTGAAAGGGGCCGAATTGGTCCAGGTACACATCATGGGGATGGACCAGGTACTGCAGTGCAGGAGATCATGATTCCTGCAAGCAAGGCTGGGCTTGTTATTGGAAAAGGTGGAGAAACAATCAAGCAATTGCAG GAACGCGCTGGAGTCAAGATGGTGATGATTCAAGATGGACCTCAGCCAACAGGAACAGACAAACCCCTCCGCATAACAGGAGATCCATACAAAGTACAG CAAGCCAAGGACATGGTGATGGATCTAATTCGTGACAGAGACCAAGGTGGTTTTAGAGAGCAACGTAATGAGTATGGATCCCGTTTGGGAGGAAGTAACGAAGCATTGGAT GTCCCCGTACCTCGATTTGCTGTTGGTATTGTAATAGGGAGAAGTGGAGAAATGATTAAGAAGATACAGAACGATGCTGGTGTGAGGATTCAGTTCAAACCAG ATGATGGGACGAGTCCAGAAAGAATAGCTCAAATCCTGGGCCCTCCAGACAGATGTCAGCACGCTGCAGAAATACTTACAGACCTCTTGCGTAGTGTGGAG GCTGGCATGCCTCCTGGTCCTGGTGGTCCTGGACCTggcagaggaagagggagaggccaAGGGAACTGGAATATGGGCCCTCCTGGTGGACTTCAAGAGTTCACTTTCACAGTACCCAGTAGCAAGACTGGCATAATCATCGGCAAAG GTGGTGAGACTGTAAAGGCAATTAGTCAACAGTCAGGAGCACGGATAGAACTTCAGAGAAACCCGCCTCCGAATGCTGATCCCAACTTTAAAATGTTCATTATTCGTGGATCAGCTCAGCAGATTGATTATGCTAGGCAACTTATTGAAGAGAAGATTGGG GCTCCTACTGGTCCTCCTGGGCCACCTGGTCCCCACGGTCCCCATGGTCCACACGGCCCTCCTGGTCCTCATGGGCCCCCTGGTCCTCCAGGTCCTGGAACTCCTATGGGACCTTATAATCCAGGGCCCTATAATCCAGGGCCGCCTGGCCCTCCTCAACA TGGTCCACCAGCACAGTATGCTCCACAAGGATGGGGGAATGCCTATCAGCCCTGGCAACAACAGGGCCAACCAGATACAA ATAAAGCTGGAGATGCAAATACAGCTGCATGGGCAGCATATTACGCTCAGTATTATCAGCAACAAGCACAGCAGCCACCTGCAGCTTCAAGCACTGGTCAGGGCAATACCCAAAATTCTGGACAGG GTGATCCAAACCAACCGAGTGCAGCCCAGAACCCTCAGACTGATTATACCAAGGCCTGGGAAGAATATTATAAGAAATTAG GTCAACAGGGACAACCACAAGGAGCCCAGCAGGATTACACCAAGGCTTGGGAGGAATACTACAAGAAGCAAA gtcaggcagctcaAGCTTCTGGTACGGCAGCTCAGCCAGGTGGCCAGCCGGACTACAGTGCTGCGTGGGCTGAGTATTACAGGCAGCAAGCGGCTTACTACAGTCAGACAAACTCCCAGGGAATTCCCCAGCACCTGCCAGCACAGCAACCCCCACAG GGCCAGTAA
- the fubp1 gene encoding far upstream element-binding protein 1 isoform X2 → MAEYSAVAPPNALAGGGGSFKNDAFADALQRARQIAAKIGGDTGTAINTSDYGYGGQKRPLEDGDQPDTKKVAQNDPFGAQLAAMHQQRSIATEEYKVPDGMVGFNSGGLPERSCMLTGSPDSILAAKRLLDQIVERGRIGPGTHHGDGPGTAVQEIMIPASKAGLVIGKGGETIKQLQERAGVKMVMIQDGPQPTGTDKPLRITGDPYKVQQAKDMVMDLIRDRDQGGFREQRNEYGSRLGGSNEALDVPVPRFAVGIVIGRSGEMIKKIQNDAGVRIQFKPDDGTSPERIAQILGPPDRCQHAAEILTDLLRSVEAGMPPGPGGPGPGRGRGRGQGNWNMGPPGGLQEFTFTVPSSKTGIIIGKGGETVKAISQQSGARIELQRNPPPNADPNFKMFIIRGSAQQIDYARQLIEEKIGAPTGPPGPPGPHGPHGPHGPPGPHGPPGPPGPGTPMGPYNPGPYNPGPPGPPQHGPPAQYAPQGWGNAYQPWQQQGQPDTNKAGDANTAAWAAYYAQYYQQQAQQPPAASSTGQGNTQNSGQGDPNQPSAAQNPQTDYTKAWEEYYKKLGQQGQPQGAQQDYTKAWEEYYKKQSQAAQASGTAAQPGGQPDYSAAWAEYYRQQAAYYSQTNSQGIPQHLPAQQPPQGQ, encoded by the exons ATCAACCAGACACCAAGAAAGTTGCCCAGAATGACC catTTGGAGCACAATTAGCTGCAATGCATCAACAGAG gtCAATTGCAACAGAGGAGTACAAAGTGCCTGATGGTATGGTTGGATTTA ACAGTGGTGGTTTACCAGAAAGATCCTGCATGTTGACAGGAAGTCCTGATTCCATTCT GGCTGCCAAGAGGCTACTTGATCAAATAGTTGAAAGGGGCCGAATTGGTCCAGGTACACATCATGGGGATGGACCAGGTACTGCAGTGCAGGAGATCATGATTCCTGCAAGCAAGGCTGGGCTTGTTATTGGAAAAGGTGGAGAAACAATCAAGCAATTGCAG GAACGCGCTGGAGTCAAGATGGTGATGATTCAAGATGGACCTCAGCCAACAGGAACAGACAAACCCCTCCGCATAACAGGAGATCCATACAAAGTACAG CAAGCCAAGGACATGGTGATGGATCTAATTCGTGACAGAGACCAAGGTGGTTTTAGAGAGCAACGTAATGAGTATGGATCCCGTTTGGGAGGAAGTAACGAAGCATTGGAT GTCCCCGTACCTCGATTTGCTGTTGGTATTGTAATAGGGAGAAGTGGAGAAATGATTAAGAAGATACAGAACGATGCTGGTGTGAGGATTCAGTTCAAACCAG ATGATGGGACGAGTCCAGAAAGAATAGCTCAAATCCTGGGCCCTCCAGACAGATGTCAGCACGCTGCAGAAATACTTACAGACCTCTTGCGTAGTGTGGAG GCTGGCATGCCTCCTGGTCCTGGTGGTCCTGGACCTggcagaggaagagggagaggccaAGGGAACTGGAATATGGGCCCTCCTGGTGGACTTCAAGAGTTCACTTTCACAGTACCCAGTAGCAAGACTGGCATAATCATCGGCAAAG GTGGTGAGACTGTAAAGGCAATTAGTCAACAGTCAGGAGCACGGATAGAACTTCAGAGAAACCCGCCTCCGAATGCTGATCCCAACTTTAAAATGTTCATTATTCGTGGATCAGCTCAGCAGATTGATTATGCTAGGCAACTTATTGAAGAGAAGATTGGG GCTCCTACTGGTCCTCCTGGGCCACCTGGTCCCCACGGTCCCCATGGTCCACACGGCCCTCCTGGTCCTCATGGGCCCCCTGGTCCTCCAGGTCCTGGAACTCCTATGGGACCTTATAATCCAGGGCCCTATAATCCAGGGCCGCCTGGCCCTCCTCAACA TGGTCCACCAGCACAGTATGCTCCACAAGGATGGGGGAATGCCTATCAGCCCTGGCAACAACAGGGCCAACCAGATACAA ATAAAGCTGGAGATGCAAATACAGCTGCATGGGCAGCATATTACGCTCAGTATTATCAGCAACAAGCACAGCAGCCACCTGCAGCTTCAAGCACTGGTCAGGGCAATACCCAAAATTCTGGACAGG GTGATCCAAACCAACCGAGTGCAGCCCAGAACCCTCAGACTGATTATACCAAGGCCTGGGAAGAATATTATAAGAAATTAG GTCAACAGGGACAACCACAAGGAGCCCAGCAGGATTACACCAAGGCTTGGGAGGAATACTACAAGAAGCAAA gtcaggcagctcaAGCTTCTGGTACGGCAGCTCAGCCAGGTGGCCAGCCGGACTACAGTGCTGCGTGGGCTGAGTATTACAGGCAGCAAGCGGCTTACTACAGTCAGACAAACTCCCAGGGAATTCCCCAGCACCTGCCAGCACAGCAACCCCCACAG GGCCAGTAA